A single genomic interval of Camelina sativa cultivar DH55 chromosome 11, Cs, whole genome shotgun sequence harbors:
- the LOC104722670 gene encoding beta-adaptin-like protein C, translating into MSGHDSKYFSTTKKGEIPELKEELNSQYKDKRKDAVKKVIAAMTVGKDVSSLFTDVVNCMQTENLELKKLVYLYLINYAKSQPDLAILAVNTFVKDSQDPNPLIRALAVRTMGCIRVDKITEYLCDPLQKCLKDDDPYVRKTAAICVAKLFDINAELVEDRGFLEALKDLISDNNPMVVANAVAALAEIQENSTSPVFEINSTTLTKLLTALNECTEWGQVFILDALSRYKATDPREAENIVERVTPRLQHANCAVVLSAVKMILQQMELITSTDVIRNLCKKMAPPLVTLLSAEPEIQYVALRNINLIVQKRPTILAHEIKVFFCKYNDPIYVKMEKLEIMIKLASDRNIDQVLLEFKEYATEVDVDFVRKAVRAIGRCAIKLERAAERCISVLLELMKIKVNYVVQEAIIVIKDIFRRYPNTYESIIATLCESLDTLDEPEAKASMIWIIGEYAERIDNADELLESFLENFPEEPAQVQLQLLTATVKLFLKKPTEGPQQMIQVVLNNATVETDNPDLRDRAYIYWRLLSTDPEAAKDVVLAEKPVITDDSNQLDPSLLDELLTNIATLSSVYHKPPEAFVTRLKTTVQKTEDEDYIEGSETGYPETSGNPVDGAASPPTTTGYVPKPAVAPAPVPDLLGDLMGSDDAAIVPVDEPTAPSGRPLPVVLPASKGQGLQISAQLTRQDGQVFYSMLLENNSQSLLDGFMIQFNKNSFGLAAVGTLQVPSLPPGASARTMLPMALSQNISAGPTSSVLQVAVKNNQQPVWYFEDKIVLHALFSEDGRMERGTFLETWRSLPDSNEVQKEFSGITITGVESTLDMLAASNMFFIAKRKNGNQDVLYLSAKVPRGIPFLIELTAMVGHPGLKCAVKTPTPEIAPLFFEAVEILFKA; encoded by the exons aTGAGCGGTCATGATTCTAAATACTTTTCGACTACGAAGAAAGGAGAGATCCCTGAGCTCAAGGAAGAGCTTAATTCACAATacaag gATAAGAGGAAAGATGCTGTTAAGAAGGTTATTGCGGCAATGACTGTTGGAAAAGATGTTTCATCACTTTTCACTGATGTTGTCAACTGCATGCAAACGGAGAATCTAGAGTTGAAGAAGCTTGTTTACTTGTATCTGATAAACTATGCGAAGAGCCAGCCTGATCTTGCTATCCTCGCAGTAAATACTTTTGTTAAG GATTCACAAGACCCAAATCCATTGATCCGGGCTTTGGCTGTGCGAACAATGGGCTGTATTCGTGTTGATAAGATCACAGAATATTTGTGTGATCCTCTTCAGAAATGCCTCaag gATGATGATCCATATGTCCGCAAGACAGCAGCTATATGTGTTGCTAAACTGTTTGACATAAATGCTGAATTAGTTGAGGATAGGGGGTTCCTTGAAGCCTTGAAAGATTTGATATCAGACAATAATCCAATGGTTGTAGCAAATGCTGTAGCAGCCCTTGCAGAGATACAAGAGAATAGTACTAGTCCCGTATTTGAAATAAATAGTACCACCCTCACAAAGCTCCTTACAGCTTTGAATGAATGTACTGA ATGGGGTCAAGTTTTTATATTGGATGCTTTGTCGAGGTATAAAGCAACTGATCCTCGTGAAGCTGAAAATATTGTCGAGCGAGTCACTCCAAGGTTGCAACATGCCAACTGTGCTGTTGTGCTTTCAGCTGTTAAG ATGATCCTTCAGCAGATGGAGCTTATAACTAGTACAGATGTAATTCGAAATCTTTGTAAGAAGATGGCTCCTCCCCTAGTTACATTGCTTTCTGCAGAACCTGAGATACAATATGTCGCGCTTCGTAACATTAACCTTATTGTCCAAAAGAGACCCACTATTCTTGCCCATGAAATCAAG gtATTCTTCTGCAAGTATAATGATCCGATTTATGTCAAGATGGAGAAGTTAGAGATTATGATAAAACTTGCTTCTGACAGAAATATAGACCAG GTTCTTCTGGAGTTCAAAGAATATGCCACGGAAGTAGATGTCGATTTTGTTCGGAAGGCTGTTCGTGCAATAGGCCGATGTGCCATCAAACTAGAAAGAGCAGCTGAACGGTGCATCAGTGTTTTACTTGAGTTGATGAAGATCAAAGTAAACTATGTTGTTCAGGAGGCCATTATAGTCATCAAAGATATCTTTAGAAGATATCCAAACAC GTATGAGTCCATAATTGCAACACTCTGTGAGAGTCTAGATACATTGGATGAACCAGAAGCTAAG GCATCTATGATTTGGATCATTGGTGAATATGCTGAAAGAATCGACAATGCGGATGAACTTCTTGAAAGCTTCTTGGAGAATTTCCCTGAGGAACCAGCACAGGTCCAGCTGCAGCTTCTTACAGCTACAGTCAAACTGTTTCTGAAGAAGCCAACTGAAGGCCCACAACAAATGATTCAG GTTGTCTTGAATAATGCTACTGTCGAGACAGATAACCCTGATCTCAGGGATCGTGCATACATCTACTGGCGTCTTCTATCTACTGATCCCGAG GCGGCCAAAGATGTTGTCTTAGCTGAAAAGCCTGTGATTACTGACGACTCTAACCAACTTGACCCGTCACTCCTGGATGAACTGCTTACAAATATTGCCACCTTGTCGTCTGTGTATCACAAGCCGCCAGAGGCTTTTGTAACCCGCTTGAAAACCACAGTTCAGAAAACAGAAGATGAGGACTATATAGAAGGGAGCGAAACAGGATATCCTGAGACATCTGGTAATCCGGTTGATGGTGCGGCTTCCCCTCCAACCACGACAGGCTATGTCCCTAAGCCAGCAGTTGCGCCAGCTCCTGTGCCTGATCTGCTAGGTGACCTAATGGGGTCAGATGATGCTGCAATTGTCCCTGTAGATGAACCCACAGCTCCGTCAGG TCGTCCATTGCCTGTTGTCCTGCCAGCTTCAAAAGGTCAAGGCTTGCAGATCAGCGCTCAATTAACCCGACAAGATGGTCAAGTATTCTACAGTATGCTCCTTGAGAACAACTCGCAGTCACTTCTTGATGGCTTCATGATTCAGTTCAACAAAAACTCATTCGGGCTTGCAGCTGTTGGAACTCTTCAG gtTCCGTCTCTGCCACCCGGAGCATCTGCCAGGACAATGTTGCCAATGGCATTGTCCCAGAACATTTCTGCTGGGCCAACCAGCTCGGTTTTGCAAGTTGCCGTCAAAAACAACCAGCAGCCTGTCTGGTACTTCGAGGATAAGATTGTACTTCACGCTCTTTTCTCAGAAGATGGTAGGATGGAACGTGGAACCTTCCTCGAG ACATGGAGATCGTTACCGGATTCAAACGAGGTCCAGAAGGAATTCTCCGGGATAACTATCACGGGCGTGGAGTCAACGCTTGACATGCTCGCTGCATCAAACATGTTCTTCATAGCAAAGCGTAAGAACGGAAACCAAGACGTGCTGTATCTTTCAGCCAAAGTCCCGAGAGGCATACCATTCTTGATCGAACTAACAGCCATGGTGGGTCATCCTGGTCTGAAATGTGCGGTCAAGACTCCAACACCCGAGATCGCTCCTCTCTTCTTTGAAGCCGTTGAAATTCTATTCAAGGCTTGA
- the LOC104722666 gene encoding uncharacterized protein LOC104722666, translating to MRRVPALIDKLKPIFPVSGSKGKVVRTVVPKKPVNGNNSESETMKEIEETVEPMVAFSRPPPYTPFVGPLLMYSLLQSWSSHDEDG from the exons ATGCGACGTGTTCCTGCTCTTATAGACAAGCTCAAACCGATCTTCCCGGTCTCAGGATCAAAAG GTAAAGTGGTAAGAACTGTTGTACCCAAGAAACCTGTGAACGGGAACAATAGCGAAAGCGAAACCATGAAGGAGATCGAGGAAACGGTAGAGCCTATGGTTGCCTTTAGTAGACCACCGCCTTATACACCATTTGTTGGTCCACTGCTCATGTATTCCCTTCTTCAATCATGGTCTAGCCACGATGAAGATGGCTAG
- the LOC104722667 gene encoding uncharacterized protein LOC104722667 isoform X1, with amino-acid sequence MKGNQKDSSEKPIWDRSSSSASIPGMWSLTRPGPKLMVWLICFIVFTYIIYMLKLVSTSRSCDDSTPFTTVSALSTNVSSNVSSLPSSSSSSVAASRRREEWEEKEEEETGVDDPTDLNHVVFGIAASSKLWKQRKEYIKIWYKPKHMRGYVWLDKEVKKSVNDDDDDSEDEDEKLLPPVKISAGTASFPYTNKQGQRSALRISRIVSEMLRLGPKNVRWFVMGDDDTVFVTDNLIRVLRKYDHEQMYYIGSLSESHLQNIFFSYGMAYGGGGFAISYPLAKALSKMQDRCIQRYPALYGSDDRMQACMAELGVPLTKELGFHQYDVYGNLFGLLAAHPVTPFVSMHHLDVVEPIFPNMTRVHALKKLTEPMKLDSAGLLQQSICYDKHKSWTVSVSWGYAVQIFRGIFSPREMEMPSRTFLNWYKRADYTAYAFNTRPVSRNPCQKPFVFYMSSTRFDKQLNTTVSEYKIHRVSHPSCRWKMSNPAEINTIVVYKKPDPHLWERSPRRNCCRVLQTKRNNTLWINVGVCRAGEVTELK; translated from the exons ATGAAAGGTAACCAGAAAGATTCGTCGGAGAAACCAATATGGGATCGAAGCTCATCGAGTGCTTCAATACCCGGAATGTGGTCTTTAACCCGACCCGGTCCAAAACTTATGGTTTGGCTAATCTGTTTCATTGTCTTCACTTACATTATCTACATGCTTAAACTCGTCTCCACCTCACGCTCCTGTGACGATTCAACTCCTTTCACCACCGTCTCTGCTCTCTCCACCAACGTTTCCTCCAACGTCTCGTCTTTACcttcctcctcatcctcctctGTGGCTGCTTCACGGCGGCGTGAAGAAtgggaggagaaagaagaagaagaaacaggggTTGATGACCCTACGGATCTTAACCACGTGGTGTTTGGGATCGCTGCGTCGTCTAAGCTatggaaacagaggaaagagTATATCAAGATCTGGTATAAACCGAAACACATGCGTGGCTACGTTTGGTTAGATAAAGAGGTGAAGAAGAGTGttaatgatgatgacgatgatagcgaagacgaagacgaaaaGCTTCTTCCTCCGGTGAAAATCTCCGCCGGAACTGCTTCGTTTCCTTACACGAACAAGCAAGGGCAACGCTCGGCGTTACGGATCTCGAGGATTGTGTCTGAGATGCTGCGTTTAGGTCCGAAGAATGTGAGGTGGTTCGTGATGGGTGATGACGATACGGTGTTTGTCACGGATAATCTGATTAGAGTGTTGAGGAAGTATGACCATGAGCAGATGTATTACATTGGGAGCTTGTCGGAATCTCATTTACAGAACATTTTTTTCTCGTATGGGATGGCTTATGGTGGAGGTGGTTTTGCTATTAGCTATCCATTGGCTAAAGCTTTGAGTAAGATGCAAGATCGGTGTATACAGAGGTATCCTGCTTTGTATGGTTCAGATGATCGCATGCAAGCTTGTATGGCTGAACTTGGTGTTCCACTCACTAAAGAACTTGGCTTTCATCAG TATGACGTCTACGGGAACCTCTTCGGCCTCCTTGCTGCGCATCCAGTAACACCATTCGTCTCAATGCACCATCTCGACGTGGTGGAACCGATTTTCCCGAACATGACTCGTGTTCATGCTCTAAAGAAGCTAACGGAACCTATGAAGCTCGACTCGGCCGGGCTTTTACAGCAGTCGATATGTTATGATAAGCACAAGAGCTGGACCGTCTCTGTATCGTGGGGATACGCGGTTCAAATCTTCCGTGGAATATTCTCTCCCCGGGAAATGGAAATGCCCTCTAGAACTTTCTTGAATTGGTACAAACGGGCGGATTACACTGCTTACGCCTTCAACACCAGGCCGGTTAGTCGTAACCCGTGCCAAAAACCGTTTGTGTTTTACATGTCGAGCACGAGATTCGACAAGCAGCTGAACACGACGGTTAGTGAATACAAAATACACCGTGTTTCCCATCCCTCTTGCCGGTGGAAGATGAGTAACCCGGCTGAGATTAACACCATCGTCGTCTACAAGAAACCAGACCCTCATCTGTGGGAAAGG TCACCTAGGAGGAACTGTTGCAGAGTGTTACAAACAAAGAGGAATAATACTTTATGGATCAATGTTGGTGTATGTAGAGCaggtgaagttactgaacttaagtaa
- the LOC104722667 gene encoding uncharacterized protein LOC104722667 isoform X2 — protein MKGNQKDSSEKPIWDRSSSSASIPGMWSLTRPGPKLMVWLICFIVFTYIIYMLKLVSTSRSCDDSTPFTTVSALSTNVSSNVSSLPSSSSSSVAASRRREEWEEKEEEETGVDDPTDLNHVVFGIAASSKLWKQRKEYIKIWYKPKHMRGYVWLDKEVKKSVNDDDDDSEDEDEKLLPPVKISAGTASFPYTNKQGQRSALRISRIVSEMLRLGPKNVRWFVMGDDDTVFVTDNLIRVLRKYDHEQMYYIGSLSESHLQNIFFSYGMAYGGGGFAISYPLAKALSKMQDRCIQRYPALYGSDDRMQACMAELGVPLTKELGFHQYDVYGNLFGLLAAHPVTPFVSMHHLDVVEPIFPNMTRVHALKKLTEPMKLDSAGLLQQSICYDKHKSWTVSVSWGYAVQIFRGIFSPREMEMPSRTFLNWYKRADYTAYAFNTRPVSRNPCQKPFVFYMSSTRFDKQLNTTVSEYKIHRVSHPSCRWKMSNPAEINTIVVYKKPDPHLWERSPRRNCCRVLQTKRNNTLWINVGVCRAGEVTELK, from the exons ATGAAAGGTAACCAGAAAGATTCGTCGGAGAAACCAATATGGGATCGAAGCTCATCGAGTGCTTCAATACCCGGAATGTGGTCTTTAACCCGACCCGGTCCAAAACTTATGGTTTGGCTAATCTGTTTCATTGTCTTCACTTACATTATCTACATGCTTAAACTCGTCTCCACCTCACGCTCCTGTGACGATTCAACTCCTTTCACCACCGTCTCTGCTCTCTCCACCAACGTTTCCTCCAACGTCTCGTCTTTACcttcctcctcatcctcctctGTGGCTGCTTCACGGCGGCGTGAAGAAtgggaggagaaagaagaagaagaaacaggggTTGATGACCCTACGGATCTTAACCACGTG GTGTTTGGGATCGCTGCGTCGTCTAAGCTatggaaacagaggaaagagTATATCAAGATCTGGTATAAACCGAAACACATGCGTGGCTACGTTTGGTTAGATAAAGAGGTGAAGAAGAGTGttaatgatgatgacgatgatagcgaagacgaagacgaaaaGCTTCTTCCTCCGGTGAAAATCTCCGCCGGAACTGCTTCGTTTCCTTACACGAACAAGCAAGGGCAACGCTCGGCGTTACGGATCTCGAGGATTGTGTCTGAGATGCTGCGTTTAGGTCCGAAGAATGTGAGGTGGTTCGTGATGGGTGATGACGATACGGTGTTTGTCACGGATAATCTGATTAGAGTGTTGAGGAAGTATGACCATGAGCAGATGTATTACATTGGGAGCTTGTCGGAATCTCATTTACAGAACATTTTTTTCTCGTATGGGATGGCTTATGGTGGAGGTGGTTTTGCTATTAGCTATCCATTGGCTAAAGCTTTGAGTAAGATGCAAGATCGGTGTATACAGAGGTATCCTGCTTTGTATGGTTCAGATGATCGCATGCAAGCTTGTATGGCTGAACTTGGTGTTCCACTCACTAAAGAACTTGGCTTTCATCAG TATGACGTCTACGGGAACCTCTTCGGCCTCCTTGCTGCGCATCCAGTAACACCATTCGTCTCAATGCACCATCTCGACGTGGTGGAACCGATTTTCCCGAACATGACTCGTGTTCATGCTCTAAAGAAGCTAACGGAACCTATGAAGCTCGACTCGGCCGGGCTTTTACAGCAGTCGATATGTTATGATAAGCACAAGAGCTGGACCGTCTCTGTATCGTGGGGATACGCGGTTCAAATCTTCCGTGGAATATTCTCTCCCCGGGAAATGGAAATGCCCTCTAGAACTTTCTTGAATTGGTACAAACGGGCGGATTACACTGCTTACGCCTTCAACACCAGGCCGGTTAGTCGTAACCCGTGCCAAAAACCGTTTGTGTTTTACATGTCGAGCACGAGATTCGACAAGCAGCTGAACACGACGGTTAGTGAATACAAAATACACCGTGTTTCCCATCCCTCTTGCCGGTGGAAGATGAGTAACCCGGCTGAGATTAACACCATCGTCGTCTACAAGAAACCAGACCCTCATCTGTGGGAAAGG TCACCTAGGAGGAACTGTTGCAGAGTGTTACAAACAAAGAGGAATAATACTTTATGGATCAATGTTGGTGTATGTAGAGCaggtgaagttactgaacttaagtaa
- the LOC104722668 gene encoding uncharacterized protein LOC104722668, with protein sequence MAPKYDMEKMELRKNFRNVWHTDLSHSIQNDTPYCCFALWCAPCASYLLRKRALYNDMSRYICCAGYMPCSGRCGETKCPQFCLATEVFCCFGTSVASTRFLLQDEFQIQTTQCDNCIIGFMVCLSQVACIFSIVACIVGIDELSEASQLLSCLADMVYCTVCACMQTQHKMEMDKRDGKFGPQPMAVPPPQQMSRFDQAIPPTVGYPPQQGYPPSGYPQHPSQQGYPQHPPQGYPPSGYPQLPPQPGYSQYPPAAYPPPAYPK encoded by the exons ATGGCGCCGAAGTACGATATGGAGAAGATGGAGCTCCGTAAGAACTTCCGTAACGTTTGGCATACCGATCTCTCCCACAGTATCCAAAACGACACTCCCT ATTGCTGCTTTGCATTGTGGTG TGCTCCTTGTGCATCATATTTGCTTCGCAAGCGTGCTCTTTACAATGACATGTCAAG GTACATTTGTTGCGCTGGTTACATGCCTTGTAGCGGTCGCTGTGGAGAAACCAAATGTCCTCAATTTTGTCTTGCCACTGAG GTCTTCTGCTGCTTTGGAACGTCCGTGGCCTCGACTCGTTTTCTTCTGCAAGATGAGTTCCAAATTCAGACGACGCAATGTGATAACTGCATCATT GGTTTCATGGTTTGCCTCAGCCAAGTGGCTTGCATATTCTCCATAGTTGCATGTATTGTCGGTATTGATGAGCTTTCAGAAGCTTCACAGTTGCTCTCTTGTTTAGCAGACATGGTGTACTGCAC AGTTTGCGCATGTATGCAG ACACAACACAAGATGGAAATGGACAAGAGAGACGGTAAGTTCGGCCCACAGCCAATGGCAGTGCCTCCGCCTCAGCAAATGTCACGGTTTGATCAAGCCATCCCACCCACAGTCGGTTACCCTCCACAACAAGGTTATCCACCTTCTGGTTATCCTCAACACCCTTCACAACAAGGTTATCCTCAACACCCTCCACAAGGTTATCCACCTTCTGGCTATCCTCAACTCCCACCTCAACCAGGTTATTCTCAATACCCTCCAGCGGCTTATCCTCCTCCCGCTTACCCGAAGTAA